The following DNA comes from bacterium.
CAATACATTCCCCCTGGTCGGACCACATTATGCGGGCTGTAAGCGACTGCCGAGGTGGCTGTTTTTTTGCAGATGCGCCAGAAATGCTATTCCTTGCAAAAGAAAAGATTATGAAACCTCTTTTTGCTGTTGTTGTAAGGGTAATTGGAACAGGTCAAACGAATAAGTCTGCGTGGGATAAGGTAAAGAATCTGAGTTCTGCGTTGGGTATTATGAATCTTCCGCAAAGCAACGGATTAATTCCTCTTACAAATGAAGGTTATGATAATGCAAAGCACAAACAGGATGTAGTCAGCCGAGAGACGCATCGTTCGGGAATGATTTTGAATTCGGACGAACTGATTTCACTCGTTCATTTGCCATCCAGTTCTATTAGATCAGAAAAGCTTAGAAGGCTTGTGAAAAAGACAAAAAAAGCACCTCAAGTCTCAATGGGCAATTCGTTAATGCTCGGAGAAAACATTCATCAAGGAAAATCTCTAGAAGTTTCACTCTCACCGGAATTGCGAGTGAAACACATTCACATCTGCGGTTCAACCGGCAGCGGTAAATCCCATCTCCTACTGAATCTTATCATTCATGATATGGAGCGCGGAGAAGGACTGGCAGTACTCGATCCTCACGGAGACCTCGTTGACGAGATTATTTCACACGTTCCAGAGAACCGCATTAAGGACATTATTCTTTTCGATCCGGGAAACCCAGAATACACGATTGGTCTGAATATTCTTGAAGCTCAAACGGAGACAGATAGAAATGTGATTGCGAGTGACTTGGTGGCGGCTTTCAAGAGATTATCGACAAGTTGGGGCGATCAAATGTCGGCGGTATTTGGAAACGCCGTTCAAGCTTTTGTTGAAAACGAGAAAATTGGTAGCTTACTTGACCTTCGGATGTTTCTTATAAACAAAGAATATCGCGAGACCTTCTTGGAAACAGTGAGAGATGAAGAAATTCGGTATTTTTGGAAAAATGAGTATCCGTTACTCAAGGGCAATACTTTAGCTTCAATCCTCACACGTCTTGATACCTTCTTTAGACCCAAAATTATCAGGCGGATTATTGAGAAAAGAGAGGGGTTGGATTTTAAGCAGATTATCAATGAAAAGAAAATATTTATCGCCAAACTATCTCACGGTCTGATCGGTAAAGAAAACAGTTCTCTCCTAGGATCGCTTCTTGTATCCAAGATTCATCAGGCTGTGCTATCTAGGCAGACTGAGTCTCATCGATCTAATTTCTGGTTGTATATAGATGAATTCCAAGATTTCATAACTCCGACCATGAGCGCCGTTTTATCAGGTGCCAGAAAGTTCAATCTTGGTCTCATATTGGCTCATCAGGGATTGCGTCAACTCTGGGATGCAGACACCGAATTAGCTCATTCGGTAATTACGAACGCTGGGACACGTGTTTATTTTAGACTTTCTGAATTCGATGCCGAGAAAGTTCAAGAGGGATTCTCTTACTTTACAAAAAAGGATTTTCTTAGCTTGGGAGTGGGCGAGGCTATTTGCCGAATCGACAATTCGGAAAACGATTTCAACCTGAGAACACATGCATTCAATTCTTTATCTCAAAACGATGTAGAAAACAAAAGTAGAAAAATTCTGAATTTGATGAGAGAGCGATACGGTCATAGGCCAAAGACCGCACAATATGATCAAATAGAAACCAAGAGAAATGAACCAATCCTACCGGTTGTATCTCACAAAGAAGTGTCTAATTCAGAGGAGGTGGACTTCCATAAAACAACTCTAGTGGATGATTCTAAAGTGTCTGAACATCGTTATCTGCAAACACTCATCAAGCGGATCGCGGAGGAGAGGGGGTATAGGGCTGTGATCGAAGAGCCCACAGAAGACGGAAGAGGACGAGTCGATGTGGGGTTGGAAAAAGACGGTGTAAAAATCGCCTGTGAAATTTCGATTACAACAAATGCAGAACATGAAGTCCAGAATATTAAGAAATGTTTAGTTGCGGGATACGGTGTTGTTATTCTGTGTGCTTATAAGAAACTGAAGCTCAAAAGGATACAGGAACTCGCATCAGAATTATTGACTCAGTCTGATCAAAAGAAAGCTCTCTTTTTCGAACCGGATGCTCTAATCGACTACTTGGATTCATCTGCTGAATCAGAAGCCAAGCACGAAAAACGGATCAAAGGTTATAGGGTTCGGGTTGAGCACAACCTAGTTGAAGAAAATGAGCGAACCAGTAAACGAGAGAGCATAGCAAAAGTCGTCCTCGATTCTATGAGAAGAATTAAACAATAGTCAAAATGCTAATAAATTTCTTCTACAGCCCTATTGAGTTAGTTGTTCTTTATATATTTTTTTAATGATGTTTTCCAAACGATTGTTGATATAGTTGTCGTTCTGTTCGATTTCCATTGTCCAATTGAGTTTTGGCTTTGAGACTGAAAAGAATTTTAGTGCGAACGTCGTATATTTTTCTGCTGACGGATCATTGGGGGTTATAGTGAAAGATGCAATTTCAGATCTTAAATCCGGGTCAATTTCTTTAATATACGAGTTAACTTTTTCTAAAGCTCTCTGATAAAAACTGTTCTCTGGTGATAATGATGGTGATTGTTCGAACTTCATACTTGCTTTTAGTATGGAAGAGGCAATAAATTTAGTCAATAGACAGCCTCGTGACCAATAAAACGTTTTTCGGTAAGGAGGAAATTCATGAGCGAAAAGAGTGGCCATTCAGAAAAGAAAACGAGTTTATTTGGTAATGAATATATTCAGCACTATGATAAGGATGGGAATAAATGCGGGACTTCGGAAGAGAAGACTACTCTTTTTGGACAAACATACACACAACATTACAGTGAAAACGGAGACAAATGTGGGATATCGGAAGAAAAAACAAGTTTTCTCGAGACCAAACACTATACACAATTTTACGACAAGGATGGAAACAAAACGGGCACCTCAGAACCAAAGGAGAGTTTCCTTAGAGGCAAATACATCCAACACTTTAATGAAGAACATGAAAAAATTGGGTATTCAGAAAACAAGAAATCTATACTTGGCACAAAATTTAGACAGCATCATGGCGCTCATCCTAGAGATGAGTCTAAAAAGAAAATAGTCCAAACAAGCGCTTCAAATAACGATTCAGGAGACGGTACCTCTGCGTCCAATACCTCAAGCAGCGGTAAGAATTTCATACTGTGGCATGTATTTGCAGGTCTGTTTTTGATCTTGACATATTTCTTTTGGCAACAATGGCTTAACAAGCAAGCAAAAGAAGCTGAAGAAAAATGGAAAAATGAAGTAAAAATTATTGCATCTAAGGTACCTGGTAAGTGGCTCGGTCATGCATCTAACACGGTTGTCACATTATATTTAACACATCTTTATGGAGATAGGTTCAGTGCAAAGGTTAATTTTAGGGGGAGCGATCAGGAATTACAAATGGATTTCGGAAAAGGAAATTATTCAACCTCTCTTTTTTTGACCTCAAGACTACACGCTCCTCTGTATTTTCCAATTACGATTCCGGCATACAATAAAAACGGAGTTGTCCTAATATTCCGGGGAAAGTTTGCAAATAACGGTAAACGAGATGTTTTTTGCGGGCAATTAATATTTGATCAGAATTGGAAAATTCTTGGCAGTTTTCAAGATTCAGATGGTTCTGTCGGTTACTGGTCGGTAGGAGAATGCGATGGGATGCCCTCTAACATATCAGGAAATTGGGAAGGGAAGTGGGAAAGAGGTGGTCTTTGGAATCCGTTGGAGGTAAATCAAACTAGATTTAAGCTTTCACTAAAACAAGAGGGTAAGGTTTTTGTTGGAAAAGTTAGTTATATTGGCTCAAGGGGTTCTTCCTCGCTTCGTGGCGAGATTTGTGGAGACTATATAAACTTTAAGTATAGATATGGCGACGGTGTGGTAAGAGAATATGTAGGTCAGGCGGCGGGAGATCATATTTCTGGAACTTGGTCACAAAATAATTCTTTCGGGACATGGACCGTTTCTAGGAAATGAAAATTACTCTCCTTTACCGATTTAGATAAGACAAGCTAATTTAATTGCATTCGAACACTAACCCGATACTGATTTAATCATAAATCGACCTTTAGCATTTTACAGAACTTCAAAAATCTTTCCTTTAACACAGAGCTTGGCTGCACATTGCCCCATTCCCACTTCCTTAATGTGGATGCATCAATGCCGAGTTTCTTGGCGAACTTTTCTTGGCTCAAGCCTAATTTCCGCCGGTAAGCCTTGATCTTATCCCCAAGTGTAATTATTTTATTTTGAGGCTCATATTCAAGGAATTCAATGATCTTTGGAAACATACTGACTTTAGGAGTGCTGTAGTTTTTCTCCCAGTTTACTATAGTTATCTCATCAACACCCAGCATATCTGCAAGCTGTGTTTGAAAGATTTTACATTCGATCCTTTTTTTCTTTATATGATCACCAATTGTGAGTAACTCCTTGGGATAAGGCTTTGGCTTTATCGCAGTTTTGGTCTGACGGTAGAAAGGCAACGCAGGAATGTCCTTGTGGGTATCATGGCGATCCTAATAATGCCTGTTCATGCGCGGCGCCGGTCATTCAGCGGTATATGGCCAAAGTATCAGGGCCACTGCTGGACCGCATCGACATTCATATCGAGTGCCCGGCGATCAAGTATAATGAACTGGCGGGCGAGGCGAGCGGGGAAAAGTCGTCCGTGATTCGGGATCGCGTGATGAAGGCGAGGAAAATTCAAATCGAACGATTTAAGAGAATCTCACGCCATGGCCGGAGGATTTTCAGTAACGCCGATATGGAATCGCAGGAGATACGGCAGTTCTGTAAGATAGACGAGCGGAGCGCGGAATTAATGAAGATGGCGATCACGAAGCTTGGATTGTCAGCAAGGGCTTATGACCGCATTTTGAAAGTGGCGCGAACGATTGCCGATTGCAGCTCGAGCGAATCGATTCGTCCGGAACATATCAGCGAAGCGATCCAGTACCGGAGTTTGGATCGCACGTTCGCATTTTGATAATTATAAAACTAATGTGGCCTTCATGGACATTCCCATTCTCACCGGCTCGATCGGTGTTGGACTTCTGCTTCTCGCTTTTTTTCTGAACGTGTTCAGGAAGATCTCAACGGACAGTTATACCTACATTCTTCTCAATATTGCCGGAGCCGTTATTTCCGGATACGCATCCTACCTCATCGACTATTGGCCTTTTGTTATCCTCGAAGGAACCTGGGCTTTAGTTGCCTGCGCCGCGCTTATTAAAAAACAAAATTAATTGAAACTTCATTGATTTGTGTCGTATCACACCAAAGTAATTGTTTCACAAAACAATTGACAATGAGTTTTATTCTTCTATATTAAACCGACCGGTCGGTATGTTTAATTTGAAATTGTAAATTAAGATATTATAAATTTTGAATTTAAAATTTAGTATTCAAAATTTGAAATTAAGTTATGGCACAACACGAATCAGAAGATCTAAGAAAAGAGCAAATTCTGAAGTCGGCTTTTAATTGTTTTTCGAAACGCGGTTTTGAAATGGTAACGATGGAAGAGATCGCAAAAGATGCCGGTTTAAGTAAAGGCGCGGTTTATTGGCATTTCAAAAGTAAAGACGACCTCATCATAGCGCTTATCAAAAACTGGATGAAGAGGGGGGAGAACGTACTTTATAAAATGGCGTTGGAATTTCCTTTGGATCAACTTCTTTATAAATATCCTTCGTATGTGATCACGCAGATGGATCTCAAAAATCACTATAAATTTTTCTTTCATCTGTGGGCTCGTTCCATCGAAAACAAAGAAGTGCTGTGTCCGTTGGTGGAGAATTTCAATGAGACCCGTGAGAAAGCCGTTGCATTCGTAAAGGTTGCTATTGAAAAAAAACTATTCAGGCCGGACATCGATCCGGAAGCACTGTCCGATACCGTGGACGCTATGTTTTACGGATTGATGATCCAATGGCATCTCGATAAAAAAATGGATTTTGAAAAAAGCTGGAAAGCAGCTATTGATATGTTGATAGAAGGTATTAAAGCAAAAACGGAATCTTAGGAGATAAATATGATACGTTGGTCAATACTGTTATTGTTCTTTATAACGGGATTTCTTCACGCGCAGGCAACAGAGACGTTAACTTTGGATGATGCGATCATTCAGGCGGTAAAAAATAACCGGCAGCTTGCGATCGCGAGGCTGGAAATGCAGAAAGCGGACGCGCAGGTAAAAGAAGCCTACGGATATGCGATGCCCAATCTGTCATTTGGCGGAACCTACACGCATACATTTAAAACTCCGGAAATCGTATTTACGGTGGACACCATGGTTTCCAGAATTAAAATAGGCACAGAAAACTCCTATCAAATGGGATTTAATGCCAGCCAGGTTTTATTTAATTCTATCGTCTTCACCGGCGTCGGAACCGCCAAGATATACCAGAAAGCTTCGCGGGAAATGTTTCTCTCGTCGTATAACGCTACTATTGCTAACGTCAAGCGGGCATTTTATAATGTGCTGCTTGCTCAGCAGGTTCTTGAAACAACGAAAGCGAGCATGGCTAATGCGGAGGAGAATTTTAAAAATGTTAAAATACTGCACGCGCAGGGGATCGTATCGGATTACGATCTTATTCGCTCTGAAGTGCAGGTCGAAAATATTCGTCCCACGGTGATCGAATCGGAACAGCGCGTTCTTGTAGCTTCCAACGCGCTTAAAGTTCAACTCGGTATGAACGCCGAAGCGATGATTTCAGTCAAAGGGCTGCTTGATTTTTCGCCGGTGGATAGTACGCTTCTCGATCCTCTAATGGCGGCCACAGAAAATGCCGGCCTTAAAGCGTTGAATTACCAGAAGCAGGTGACGGAGGAATTGATCGCCATAAACCGGTCTGAATATTTGCCTACGCTGTCCGCGTTTGGAAATTATCAATGGCAGGCGCAACGCAATGGACTCGGTGTCAGCGGCAAAGACTTTATTGCCTCATCACAAGCCGGGCTTACCTTGAGCATCAATCTGTTCAGCGGTATGCAGACCGTAGCGCGTATTAAGCAGGCGATTACGGATAAACAAAAAGCGCAGCAGCAGATCAACGATACGCGCGAAACGCTCAAAACGCAGATGCAAAACGTTGCGCTGCGCCTGGAGGAAGCGCAAAAACGTGTTGCTGGGCAGAGTCGGACGGTCGAGCTTGCGGAGAAAAGTTATAAAATAGCCAAAACGCGATACAACACGGGATCGGGTACGCAGCTGGAACTCAACGATGCGGATCTTTCGCTGACGCGCGCGCGGCTCAACCGCATTCAGGCTATTTATGATTATTCTATGGCAAAAACGGATCTCGAAGAACTGATTAGTTATCACGATCCAAAGTAAAATCATTCCCGCATATATCGCGGAAATGGTTCTGCGAAATTCGCGACATCTGCGGGATACGTCAAATAAACACAGCGGTACTAAAAACATATAATCAAAAGAGTATGAAGGAAATTATGAGAATTATTATCATCACGACCGCGGCCGTTTTGAGTTTATCCGTTTATGCCTGCGGTTC
Coding sequences within:
- a CDS encoding type IV secretion system DNA-binding domain-containing protein; the encoded protein is MRAVSDCRGGCFFADAPEMLFLAKEKIMKPLFAVVVRVIGTGQTNKSAWDKVKNLSSALGIMNLPQSNGLIPLTNEGYDNAKHKQDVVSRETHRSGMILNSDELISLVHLPSSSIRSEKLRRLVKKTKKAPQVSMGNSLMLGENIHQGKSLEVSLSPELRVKHIHICGSTGSGKSHLLLNLIIHDMERGEGLAVLDPHGDLVDEIISHVPENRIKDIILFDPGNPEYTIGLNILEAQTETDRNVIASDLVAAFKRLSTSWGDQMSAVFGNAVQAFVENEKIGSLLDLRMFLINKEYRETFLETVRDEEIRYFWKNEYPLLKGNTLASILTRLDTFFRPKIIRRIIEKREGLDFKQIINEKKIFIAKLSHGLIGKENSSLLGSLLVSKIHQAVLSRQTESHRSNFWLYIDEFQDFITPTMSAVLSGARKFNLGLILAHQGLRQLWDADTELAHSVITNAGTRVYFRLSEFDAEKVQEGFSYFTKKDFLSLGVGEAICRIDNSENDFNLRTHAFNSLSQNDVENKSRKILNLMRERYGHRPKTAQYDQIETKRNEPILPVVSHKEVSNSEEVDFHKTTLVDDSKVSEHRYLQTLIKRIAEERGYRAVIEEPTEDGRGRVDVGLEKDGVKIACEISITTNAEHEVQNIKKCLVAGYGVVILCAYKKLKLKRIQELASELLTQSDQKKALFFEPDALIDYLDSSAESEAKHEKRIKGYRVRVEHNLVEENERTSKRESIAKVVLDSMRRIKQ
- a CDS encoding helix-turn-helix transcriptional regulator; translation: MPFYRQTKTAIKPKPYPKELLTIGDHIKKKRIECKIFQTQLADMLGVDEITIVNWEKNYSTPKVSMFPKIIEFLEYEPQNKIITLGDKIKAYRRKLGLSQEKFAKKLGIDASTLRKWEWGNVQPSSVLKERFLKFCKMLKVDL
- a CDS encoding ATP-binding protein; amino-acid sequence: MALSQFWSDGRKATQECPCGYHGDPNNACSCAAPVIQRYMAKVSGPLLDRIDIHIECPAIKYNELAGEASGEKSSVIRDRVMKARKIQIERFKRISRHGRRIFSNADMESQEIRQFCKIDERSAELMKMAITKLGLSARAYDRILKVARTIADCSSSESIRPEHISEAIQYRSLDRTFAF
- a CDS encoding TetR/AcrR family transcriptional regulator, giving the protein MAQHESEDLRKEQILKSAFNCFSKRGFEMVTMEEIAKDAGLSKGAVYWHFKSKDDLIIALIKNWMKRGENVLYKMALEFPLDQLLYKYPSYVITQMDLKNHYKFFFHLWARSIENKEVLCPLVENFNETREKAVAFVKVAIEKKLFRPDIDPEALSDTVDAMFYGLMIQWHLDKKMDFEKSWKAAIDMLIEGIKAKTES
- a CDS encoding TolC family protein, which produces MIRWSILLLFFITGFLHAQATETLTLDDAIIQAVKNNRQLAIARLEMQKADAQVKEAYGYAMPNLSFGGTYTHTFKTPEIVFTVDTMVSRIKIGTENSYQMGFNASQVLFNSIVFTGVGTAKIYQKASREMFLSSYNATIANVKRAFYNVLLAQQVLETTKASMANAEENFKNVKILHAQGIVSDYDLIRSEVQVENIRPTVIESEQRVLVASNALKVQLGMNAEAMISVKGLLDFSPVDSTLLDPLMAATENAGLKALNYQKQVTEELIAINRSEYLPTLSAFGNYQWQAQRNGLGVSGKDFIASSQAGLTLSINLFSGMQTVARIKQAITDKQKAQQQINDTRETLKTQMQNVALRLEEAQKRVAGQSRTVELAEKSYKIAKTRYNTGSGTQLELNDADLSLTRARLNRIQAIYDYSMAKTDLEELISYHDPK